Proteins encoded by one window of Clostridium perfringens:
- a CDS encoding oleate hydratase — protein MKLKTHDDRLTLTNGSYHALVHARKPKGIENKSAYLIGTGIGALAAGCFLIRDAHMDGSKITFFEQLDLPGGSLDGEVLQNLGYVARGGREMGHHFEVLWGLFSSLPSTEDPNMTVLDHFFYTNYDDPNYSNCRITHKNGERYDNAKFNLGQDLAKELAEFVLIPDEELQDKSIDEIFSEELLNTDFWTLWRTMFAFENWHSALEMKLYMNRFIHHVGGLPTLSALQFSRHDQYTSFVKPMVKFLKENGARFEYGVHVENVEFDISDDKKVAKKIVAKDKNGKDISVNLTENDLVFITNGSMTEGSGYGDDNTPAPFNKEPQGCWELWRNIAKQSDEFGHPDKFCTDTEKSNWESCTVTCHDERVPKYIEKITKRSPYGGKTVTGGIVTAVDSSWLMSWTINRQEQYYGQPEKDVVVWVYGLFSDVEGDYIKKPMRDCTGKEITKEWLFHIGVPVDEIEELAESCTAIPVMMPFITSQFMPREFGDRPYVVPKNAVNFAFLGQFAETLDDPGRDTVFTIEYSGRTAMEAVYVLTGVEKGVPEVYASRYDIRYLLNAGVCLLDGEKPKLDLPPLAKRKVMKQIAGTDIEKLLKEYGII, from the coding sequence ATGAAACTTAAAACACATGATGACAGACTTACTTTAACAAATGGAAGCTATCATGCATTAGTACACGCTAGAAAACCTAAAGGAATTGAAAATAAAAGTGCATATTTAATTGGTACTGGAATAGGTGCATTAGCAGCAGGATGTTTTTTAATTAGAGATGCACATATGGATGGTAGCAAAATAACATTTTTTGAACAATTAGATCTTCCAGGAGGCTCTTTAGATGGAGAAGTACTTCAAAATCTAGGTTATGTAGCTCGTGGTGGACGTGAAATGGGACATCACTTTGAAGTTTTATGGGGTTTATTTAGTTCACTTCCATCTACTGAAGATCCAAATATGACAGTATTAGATCATTTCTTCTACACAAATTATGATGATCCAAACTATAGTAATTGTCGTATAACCCATAAAAATGGAGAAAGATATGACAATGCTAAATTTAATTTAGGACAAGATTTAGCTAAGGAATTAGCAGAGTTTGTTCTTATACCAGATGAAGAACTTCAAGATAAATCAATTGATGAAATATTCTCTGAAGAACTTTTAAATACAGACTTTTGGACATTATGGAGAACTATGTTTGCCTTTGAAAACTGGCATAGTGCTTTAGAAATGAAATTATATATGAATAGATTTATACACCATGTTGGTGGATTACCAACACTTTCAGCACTGCAATTCTCAAGACATGATCAATATACATCTTTTGTAAAACCAATGGTTAAATTCTTAAAAGAAAATGGGGCTAGGTTTGAATATGGAGTACATGTTGAAAATGTAGAATTTGACATAAGCGATGATAAAAAAGTGGCTAAAAAAATAGTTGCTAAGGATAAAAACGGAAAAGATATTTCTGTAAACTTAACTGAAAATGATTTAGTATTCATAACTAATGGTTCTATGACAGAAGGTTCAGGATATGGTGATGATAATACTCCTGCTCCATTTAATAAAGAACCACAAGGATGCTGGGAATTATGGAGAAATATTGCTAAACAATCAGATGAATTTGGACATCCAGATAAATTCTGTACTGACACTGAAAAATCAAACTGGGAATCTTGTACAGTAACTTGTCATGATGAACGTGTACCAAAATACATTGAAAAAATAACTAAACGTTCACCATATGGAGGAAAGACTGTAACAGGAGGAATAGTTACAGCTGTGGATTCTTCATGGCTAATGAGTTGGACTATAAATCGTCAAGAACAATATTATGGCCAACCAGAAAAAGATGTAGTAGTTTGGGTATATGGACTATTCTCAGATGTTGAGGGTGATTATATTAAGAAACCTATGAGAGATTGTACTGGTAAGGAAATTACAAAGGAATGGTTATTCCATATAGGCGTTCCAGTTGATGAAATTGAAGAACTTGCTGAGTCTTGTACAGCAATTCCTGTAATGATGCCATTTATAACTTCACAATTTATGCCTCGTGAATTTGGAGACAGACCTTATGTTGTTCCTAAGAATGCAGTTAACTTTGCTTTCCTTGGACAATTTGCAGAAACTTTAGACGATCCAGGAAGAGATACAGTATTTACTATTGAATACTCAGGACGTACAGCTATGGAAGCAGTATATGTATTAACTGGAGTTGAAAAGGGAGTACCAGAGGTATATGCATCAAGATATGACATTCGTTACTTATTAAATGCTGGAGTATGTTTATTAGATGGTGAAAAACCAAAACTTGATTTACCACCTTTAGCAAAGAGAAAAGTAATGAAACAAATAGCAGGAACTGACATAGAAAAATTATTAAAAGAATATGGAATTATCTAA
- a CDS encoding TetR/AcrR family transcriptional regulator, with protein MAQQYTKKMIRSVFIELLNERPLNKITVKDIASACGINRNTFYYYYSDMYELLSELFQTELQNVIDEYNDTMSWEESFVLATRFALGNKKVIYHVYNSMQREELVNYIYNVSGNMMERYVKKLSHGINASEYDMKLIATFYQCALTEMVIQWISSGMKEDPDAIIRRIGKLFDGNIKLSLQRSEEFNKIGEK; from the coding sequence TTGGCTCAGCAATATACTAAAAAAATGATTCGTAGCGTATTTATAGAGTTGTTAAATGAAAGACCGCTAAATAAGATTACTGTAAAAGATATAGCATCAGCTTGTGGAATTAATCGAAATACTTTCTACTATTATTATTCAGATATGTATGAGCTTTTATCTGAACTTTTTCAAACTGAGCTTCAAAATGTTATAGATGAATATAATGATACCATGTCTTGGGAGGAAAGCTTTGTACTAGCAACAAGGTTTGCCTTAGGAAATAAGAAAGTAATTTATCATGTATATAATTCAATGCAGAGGGAAGAATTAGTTAATTATATTTACAATGTTTCAGGAAACATGATGGAGAGGTATGTTAAGAAGTTAAGCCATGGAATAAATGCTTCTGAATATGACATGAAACTAATAGCAACTTTCTATCAATGTGCACTTACAGAAATGGTAATTCAATGGATTTCTTCTGGAATGAAGGAAGATCCAGATGCCATCATAAGAAGAATAGGAAAATTATTTGATGGAAATATAAAATTATCACTTCAGCGTAGTGAAGAGTTTAATAAAATCGGTGAGAAATAA